In one window of Mercurialis annua linkage group LG4, ddMerAnnu1.2, whole genome shotgun sequence DNA:
- the LOC126678037 gene encoding uncharacterized protein LOC126678037, translating to MVTLLQVFSTTTTKSPSSSSTLSTVKIKTLIHTIIISHVCRIVRALSKAKAIIIQIFKENQPINFTYHTKRKHKARKILFGSFRLHYNWCSSHVIPVSAPVLNGISSKSHLFYDSTWKSIENNESSSAELSGYLHWLEQKKLNQEKNNCCNNNGGKDDEEDDDEEDDDDDDVGNEIDQLADMFIADCHEKFKLEKQESYRRFQEMMARSM from the coding sequence ATGGTGACCCTTCTTCAAGTTTTCTCCACTACTACTACAAAAtcaccatcttcttcttctaccTTAAGCACTGTGAAGatcaaaaccctaatccacaCTATTATAATCTCACACGTGTGCCGGATCGTTCGAGCTTTATCGAAAGCAAAAGCCATAATTATTCAGATTTTCAAAGAAAACCAACCCATAAACTTCACTTACCATacaaaaagaaaacataaagcaagaaaaatattatttggatCATTTAGGTTACATTATAACTGGTGTTCTTCACATGTTATACCAGTTTCAGCACCGGTTCTTAATGGTATTTCTTCTAAATCTCATTTATTTTATGATTCAACGTGGAAATCCATAGAAAATAACGAATCATCCTCTGCTGAGCTTTCTGGGTACCTCCATTGGCTAGAACAGAAGAAGTTGAATCAAGAAAAGAATAATTGTTGTAATAACAATGGAGGAAAAGACGACGAGGAAGACGACGACGAGGAAGACGACGACGACGATGATGTTGGTAATGAGATAGATCAGTTGGCAGATATGTTTATTGCAGATTGTCATGAAAAGTTTAAGTTAGAGAAGCAAGAATCATATAGGAGATTCCAAGAAATGATGGCTAGAAGCATGTGA